In the genome of Fusarium fujikuroi IMI 58289 draft genome, chromosome FFUJ_chr02, one region contains:
- a CDS encoding probable protein MUS-26, involved in DNA repair, which translates to METGPLIPASQASHLLSSFTTFLTLTLHTLLYHRALYPKTTFLTARALNLPVHQSRHPGLCTWINDAVASVAAQLRKGTVRRIAISMHAAKTFDVLERWVFDVDLFPAGWGDREEATYNPALVEGDDDGVVNWTDVNEALRGALRRVAQKAEMMPDLPEGSTFTVAVELRDDANAPIGHPQHWIPSQPNLQPPNDTSLKQGSSLGGQSTTAIRSVQAGPLFFNCWIEQSEPVAS; encoded by the exons ATGGAAACGGGCCCTCTAATCCCCGCCTCTCAAGCATCCCATCTCCTCTCATCATTCACAACCTTTCTAACACTGACCCTACACACCCTCCTCTACCATCGCGCTCTCTACCCCAAAACAACCTTTCTAACAGCCCGAGCCCTGAACCTCCCCGTCCATCAATCCCGTCACCCTGGCCTCTGCACGTGGATAAACGACGCTGTAGCTTCAGTAGCGGCACAGCTACGCAAAGGAACTGTCCGTCGTATTGCCATTTCGATGCATGCTGCAAAGACCTTTGATGTATTGGAGAGATGGGTCTTTGACGTTGATCTGTTTCCTGCTGGGTGGGGCGATAGAGAGGAAGCGACTTACAACCCTGCCTTGGTagagggtgatgatgatggtgtggTGAACTGGACCGACGTAAACGAGGCCCTGAGAGGTGCCCTGAGGAGAGTAGCAcagaaggctgagatgatgcCTGATTTACCTGAAGGGAGCACTTTTACTGTTGCCGTTGAGCTACGTGATGATGCAAATGCACCTATAGGT CATCCTCAACATTGGATACCATCCCAGCCAAatcttcaaccaccaaaCGATACCTCATTAAAGCAAGGCTCTTCCCTTGGTGGTCAGAGTACAACCGCAATTCGCTCTGTCCAAGCAGGCCCTTTATTCTTTAACTGCTGGATCGAACAAAGCGAACCCGTAGCCTCATAA
- a CDS encoding related to Rho guanyl nucleotide exchange factor: MVRVTEELALSSDNVTLYHAADPLLGHLPLLLFHGPSTTANYTLNSSRVQVHVFTPAGFQSFPRITISPNSPFYGVVHHLPREFQGDEVYRALAFALFKYFTELPDGVKTYLKNLYPTRGRRPGSAPTLFSEQHAAEIVKDMVQSDHTADIIETLQDALQTQHISNVDLDFVLPPGAIVPLQAADLEDVPDDEDDILDPTLRQYGGYTPLIKLFGEPVFLPTSRLRRAPSKPTALNRSKSFLKDQKVELRMKLTELVETEERYVGKVRELVKHVAADFRESAQARAPGSLSPSEEELEKLFPSSADGILQVNSAFMEEMRRIIDDTEEEALKDMETPTMSFMGSKLGKTRDPSGALQIARLFLEWFPKFTECYQDYIKASQHFPTLLNSFLDQQSSFKQRVAQAGEQTIRSILIEPVQRLPRYSLLIDQIVGCIPMTHPALQPMLKARDIITNICSMDDPLPDKPHVANRLRNMVEAWPLNLEPQGRLIAAADFTELAPPFQPLLNQSDRSGIFLLFSDCVVILKKMSGNMTGRELLREIEKPSAAGLLISMTNAAGGPAAYEFVFTGWHDMADVRFTEAVDGTLFWMTSTSEMRGAHPGEHRISKAVTSRCFLLQEMYEARAAKWGEDVVKARVEARFSEKEREDPTWTLRSARMPDSNLGLHAAIFQEGADQLIEGRKEPAPIRVVVDHDRGTKGAPVGHYGVEIVVNVTTNDMKKVSMLTVGLNGRQFQDEVALEDFLPTMSRRVIQLLSTQHSISNMQLTAPLVSYYSKTLHGLLLNTRAEKTKSFLASSPVKLLSSFWGGSSVHISDTASVGSKHKQVPSIHRNNSQASVVSSIRGGKDSVSQEETRTENPLVRLEQTFTGYVAALQSRKGLIIGRTLLQRSVVDELSVNELYNRLIESPFDVDAAADLGTEVIFVAFEKFLRIAWTDQIGPVMSMHSLDTLQARVNKRVPGDFADFVNFLFGDMAPQNRRAFTALIKLLANLLDGCGNDGDRGALTLAFAELLVYDGTAPNYINLLDRLVEDCDRIFEEPGLNHSFNLDNSTYESINSAIRGKGYTPSLASNTSSLRRKFGFDNLLRQNSRDERPSVWRQLSKHRNPATGEVNSLSKASLGRSRSIDDNTLPKKLSRRPGSKDRPPIAGAFDEMQRPGSSHRLLETIGEPETEKPLPRSPRKKRRSSLSDLKSLMAATTLDDDAESPQPLQDAKETSEKVNASPKATSPSRIPVSPGVATLRGSKQKENVPDPFQQITSPNTLAPSPMELSEEPTRRTSPAKGHRHSRTLSSTNIPTLRPYRSAPPGSESPPRPNSSPTRRGTQRLRLQSPQKLRERLNTEKQAVDDVDASLRSELSKIGEEMARVNNTRPPGSQSVDMRRVSAAVRELEDRIPTAIQELQDKQNAIQRDMETTVKAAEAKVRAIDQLYKEAVAENELLYEKFNGELGKIVKALKGKGKDEKEELMMRLRDQSDETARMKKENARLKREMVSLRAALKGTTE, encoded by the exons ATGGTTCGCGTTACCGAGGAGTTGGCGCTGTCGTCTGACAATGTCACTCTATACCACGCCGCAGATCCGTTGCTAGGCCATCTTCCTCTGCTCCTCTTCCATGGGCCCTCGACTACCGCAAACTACACCCTCAACAGTTCTCGAGTCCAAGTCCATGTCTTCACCCCCGCCGGCTTCCAGAGCTTCCCTCGAATCACAATCTCGCCCAATTCCCCATTTTATGGTGTCGTCCATCACCTACCCCGCGAGTTTCAGGGCGATGAGGTCTACCGCGCTCTCGCCTTCGCCCTCTTCAAGTACTTCACAGAGCTGCCCGATGGCGTGAAAACATACCTCAAGAACCTATACCCCACGCGAGGTCGACGTCCAGGCAGTGCACCTACTCTGTTCAGCGAGCAACATGCTGCCGAGATTGTTAAGGACATGGTCCAGAGCGACCACACAGCCGACATCATCGAGACATTACAAGATGCTCTGCAGACACAACATATCAGCAATGTCGACCTCGACTTTGTTCTTCCACCAGGCGCTATCGTGCCCCTCCAAGCCGCCGACCTCGAGGACGTGcccgacgacgaagacgatatCCTCGACCCAACTTTGCGCCAGTATGGAGGGTACACACCGCTGATAAAGCTATTCGGAGAACCAGTCTTCCTGCCGACAAGTCGTTTACGAAGAGCGCCCTCCAAGCCGACCGCCTTAAATCGAAGCAAGTCGTTTCTCAAAGATCAAAAGGTCGAGCTGCGCATGAAGCTGACAGAATTGGTGGAGACCGAGGAGCGGTATGTGGGTAAAGTGAGGGAGCTGGTGAAGCACGTCGCAGCCGATTTTCGAGAGAGCGCTCAAGCGCGAGCTCCTGGTAGTCTGAGCCCTTCCGAGGAAGAGTTGGAGAAGCTCTTCCCCAGCTCTGCAGATGGCATCCTTCAGGTCAACTCTGCCTTTATGGAGGAGATGCGGAGGATCATAGACGACACCGAAGAAGAGGCCTTAAAAGATATGGAAACACCGACGATGAGCTTTATGGGGTCCAAACTGGGCAAAACAAGAGACCCAAGTGGTGCTCTACAAATCGCCAGGCTATTCTTGGAGTGGTTCCCAAAGTTCACAGAGTGCTATCAGGATTATATCAAGGCCAGCCAACATTTCCCCACGTTACTCAACTCTTTCCTTGACCAGCAGTCGAGTTTCAAACAGAGGGTAGCTCAGGCTGGCGAGCAGACGATACGCTCCATTCTTATTGAGCCTGTTCAGAGACTTCCTCGTTATAGCTTGCTTATAGATCAGATCGTTGGCTGTATTCCTATGACACATCCCGCCTTACAACCCATGTTGAAGGCGCGAGATATCATTACGAATATCTGCTCAATGGATGATCCTTTACCCGACAAGCCTCATGTCGCCAATAGACTTCGAAATATGGTTGAAGCCTGGCCTTTGAATCTTGAACCACAAGGACGTCTCATTGCAGCCGCCGATTTCACTGAGTTGGCACCGCCTTTCCAGCCATTGCTCAACCAGTCGGATAGATCTGGCATCTTCCTACTCTTTTCAGATTGTGTGgtcatcctcaagaagatgagcGGGAATATGACAGGACGAGAGCTTCTTCGTGAGATCGAGAAACCTTCAGCAGCCGGTCTACTTATTTCTATGACCAACGCAGCAGGGGGGCCAGCGGCATATGAGTTCGTGTTCACAGGGTGGCATGACATGGCTGACGTGCGATTCACTGAGGCAGTAGATGGCACATTATTCTGGATGACTTCGACATCAGAAATGAGGGGAGCTCATCCAGGCGAACACCGCATCAGCAAGGCCGTCACATCACGATGCTTTCTTTTGCAAGAGATGTACGAAGCCAGAGCCGCCAAGTGGGGAGAGGATGTGGTCAAGGCGAGAGTTGAAGCTCGATTCTCGGAGAAAGAGCGAGAAGACCCAACCTGGACTCTACGATCAGCGCGGATGCCAGATAGCAATCTGGGACTTCACGCTGCCATCTTCCAGGAGGGCGCGGACCAACTCATCGAGGGCCGCAAGGAGCCTGCCCCGATTCGAGTGGTCGTCGATCATGACAGGGGCACTAAAGGAGCGCCTGTAGGCCACTACGGCGTCGAGATTGTCGTGAATGTGACCACGAACGATATGAAGAAGGTATCGATGCTCACAGTTGGGCTGAATGGGAGGCAGTTCCAGGACGAAGTTGCTCTGGAAGACTTCCTCCCCACGATGTCAAGACGAG TTATTCAACTATTAAGCACACAACATAGTATCTCCAATATGCAATTGACGGCACCACTCGTTTCATATTACTCCAAGACACTACATGGACTGTTACTCAACACAAGAGCGGAAAAGACCAAATCATTCCTGGCTTCTTCCCCTGTTAAGCTTCTCTCTAGTTTCTGGGGAGGCAGCTCAGTTCATATCTCCGACACAGCAAGTGTAGGCTCAAAACACAAGCAGGTGCCTTCAATACACCGCAACAATAGCCAAGCGTCTGTTGTTAGCTCAATAAGGGGAGGCAAGGACAGTGTATCTCAAGAGGAAACAAGGACCGAAAACCCATTAGTACGCCTAGAGCAGACGTTTACTGGATATGTTGCTGCTCTTCAGTCCCGCAAGGGTCTTATTATTGGTCGGACATTGCTCCAACGCTCtgtggttgatgagctgtCTGTGAACGAACTATATAACAGACTGATCGAGAGCCCGTTTGACGTCGATGCCGCCGCCGATCTAGGCACCGAGGTCATATTTGTGGCTTTTGAAAAGTTCCTGCGCATTGCGTGGACTGATCAAATCGGCCCTGTCATGTCAATGCATTCCCTTGATACGCTCCAGGCGCGGGTGAATAAGAGAGTGCCTGGAGACTTCGCGGACTTCGTCAACTTTTTGTTTGGAGACATGGCACCACAGAATCGTCGCGCTTTCACTGCCCTTATCAAGCTTTTGGCCAATCTGCTGGACGGGTGTGGCAATGATGGTGACAGGGGAGCATTAACACTTGCTTTTGCAGAGCTGCTCGTCTACGATGGAACAGCTCCTAATTATATCAATCTTCTCGATCGTCTTGTGGAAGACTGCGATCGAATTTTTGAAGAACCTGGTTTAAATCACAGTTTCAACCTCGATAACTCAACATATGAGTCAATCAACTCGGCGATCCGTGGCAAAGGATACACACCCTCATTGGCCTCAAACACTTCGTCGCTACGCCGGAAATTTGGGTTCGATAATCTGTTACGGCAAAATAGCAGAGACGAGAGACCTTCAGTATGGCGACAGCTCAGTAAGCATAGAAATCCCGCCACAGGCGAGGTAAACAGTTTGTCTAAAGCATCATTAGGCCGTTCAAGGTCTATTGACGACAACACACTGCCCAAAAAGCTGTCGAGGCGCCCAGGTTCCAAGGATCGTCCGCCCATAGCAGGGGCGTTTGACGAAATGCAAAGACCTGGCAGCTCTCATAGGTTATTGGAGACAATCGGTGAGCCGGAGACAGAGAAGCCACTCCCACGGTCGCCCAGGAAGAAGCGGCGCAGTTCATTATCAGatctcaagagtctcatgGCAGCGACTACActcgatgacgatgctgaaTCACCGCAACCGCTTCAAGACGCGAAAGAAACATCAGAAAAGGTCAACGCGAGCCCCAAGGCGACATCTCCGTCTAGAATACCTGTTAGTCCCGGTGTAGCGACGTTGAGAGGTTCCAAGCAGAAGGAGAATGTTCCAGATCCGTTTCAGCAAATTACGTCGCCGAATACTTTGGCGCCCAGCCCCATGGAACTTTCAGAAGAGCCAACACGACGCACGTCACCAGCCAAAGGCCACAGACACTCAAGGACCCTATCATCGACTAACATCCCGACACTGCGCCCCTACCGCTCAGCGCCTCCAGGATCTGAATCACCGCCCCGTCCAAACTCAAGTCCGACCAGGCGAGGAACGCAGAGACTCCGCTTACAGTCCCCGCAAAAGCTTCGAGAGCGGCTCAACACTGAGAAGCAGGCGGTCGACGACGTGGACGCTTCTCTCAGATCTGAGCTATCCAAAATTGGTGAGGAAATGGCACGCGTCAACAATACACGACCTCCGGGCTCCCAGTCTGTCGATATGAGACGAGTCAGTGCTGCTGTTCGGGAGTTGGAAGACCGCATCCCCACTGCTATACAAGAACTACAAGACAAGCAAAATGCGATCCAGCGCGATATGGAAACTACGGTCAAGGCAGCCGAGGCCAAGGTGCGAGCGATTGACCAGCTATACAAGGAGGCAGTGGCAGAGAATGAGCTACTATATGAGAAGTTCAACGGAGAGCTTGGCAAGATagtcaaggctctcaagggcaagggcaaggacgAAAAGGAAGAGCTCATGATGAGACTCCGCGACCAAAGCGACGAAACAGCGCGaatgaagaaggagaacgcGCGACTGAAGCGCGAGATGGTGAGTCTCCGCGCGGCGCTGAAGGGGACGACGGAGTAG
- a CDS encoding related to importin9, protein MEDQLVQLLSSTQLSEQGPRLQAELELKRARTNPAFPLSLANIAAHTSIDTNIRQAALSNLRLFIENNWSSDEPDDGPIIPISDEARGQLKQVLLDLVLSPEDDRKVKISASYAVGKIAVHDFPEQWPNLLPTVISVVPAGTDSQLHGALRLLNDIIEESLSEDQFFSMAQDIAKALAEVALNENRKPMHRALAISIFRGCFDLLNMIKEDHAKEVRAFADGLLQQWNPFFITVLQSSLPEANLESGSQPDSWSHIIALKLQVVKTLLRIRRVFPNLLLPQSTIFFSAVWKELSTLQGPHEQLYIKADAQGRLEDSDNLPYTLDFLILEELDFLNQCFRAPPVQAELDGHLNAHASASEVPWMKEIMNMLIGYSRVTREEEDLWDIDCSLYLAEETSVTANYTARTAAGDLLIKMGEWFNQKAIDGLFGQTQALFGGEISDWRSQEAALYLFVMLVSDFQDMNKEIPEVVAHAYLSLVDYAVNRRGEPLLRARGYLVAGMLCRSFQTPVELLDRIITSITQEESEVVQVACVKAVEGLINAGQVSADRQVPIINAIQSYMNNKDPSDMEDADELLVTLAEALRAAITLDKRIALSNDVKSVDLLFMLAKLGASNFQVTMLISEAFEDIVADLSDPESYTALCAKLLPTLTGAFDVANLTEDNPLVTVATELLAVLAENGPEPLPAGFVAATFPKLNRLLMESTEGEVLRPGSEVVKWMLQHDHQQVLAWQDANGRSGLEVCLHIIDRLLGPSIEDNSASEVGGLAAELVEKAGQERLGPFLPQLLQAVANRLATAQAAAFIQSLILVFARLTLSGAQDVVEFLSQVQINGESGLQVVMAKWLENSVNFAGYDEIRQNVIALSKLYSLNDPRLAQTQVKGDLIVNNDDGLIKTRSRAKQSMYPSIRDFSTTTSTSTLDSIYARYAESQQANKTNQQSDPDQYTIVPASLKIIKVLIEELLSASGQRAAANAASAAVASASFDDENDEEGWEDEDDTLDLSLGTTKADLMSFMEGGQRQRDDETQAYLTDFFIRCGRENIANFQEWYNMLTEEEKSKLNEVAASSAGQ, encoded by the exons ATGGAGGACCAGTTGGTACAGCTTCTTTCCAGCACGCAGCTGTCTGAACAGGGTCCCAGGCTACAGGCCGAACTCGAGTTGAAGCGCGCTCGAACGAATCCCGCATTTCCCCTGTCTCTCGCAAATATCGCCGCACACACCTCGATTGATACCAACATCCGTCAGGCTGCACTGAGCAACCTGCGACTTTTTATCGAGAACAACTGGAGCAGCGATGAGCCTGATGACGGACCTATCATCCCTATCTCTGATGAGGCGAGAGGCCAGCTCAAGCAGGTCTTGCTCGACCTTGTGTTGAGCCCGGAGGACGATCGCAAAGTCAAGATCTCAGCCAGTTACGCCGTTGGCAAAATCGCCGTCCACGACTTCCCCGAGCAATGGCCAAACCTCCTCCCCACAGTTATCTCTGTCGTCCCGGCCGGCACCGATTCACAGCTTCACGGCGCCCTGCGATTACTCAACGATATAATTGAAGAGAGTTTGAGCGAGGACCAGTTCTTTTCAATGGCCCAAGATATTGCCAAGGCCCTTGCTGAGGTCGCCCTCAATGAAAACCGAAAGCCCATGCACCGAGCGCTCGCTATTTCCATCTTCCGAGGATGTTTTGATCTCCTCAATATGATTAAGGAGGACCACGCTAAGGAGGTTCGCGCTTTTGCGGAcggtcttcttcaacaatggaACCCCTTCTTTATTACCGTTCTACAGAGCTCTCTTCCAGAAGCCAACCTAGAGAGCGGATCTCAGCCTGACTCTTGGAGCCATATTATCGCTCTCAAACTTCAGGTTGTCAAGACGCTCCTCCGAATTCGACGCGTTTTCCCTAACCTGCTCCTTCCCCAAAgtaccatcttcttcagtgcAGTCTGGAAAGAGCTCTCTACTCTGCAGGGACCGCACGAGCAGCTCTATATCAAAGCGGATGCCCAAGGACGTCTTGAAGACTCGGACAACCTTCCATATACCTTGGACTTTCTCATTCTCGAAGAGTTGGACTTCCTTAACCAATGCTTCAGAGCCCCCCCTGTGCAAGCCGAGCTGGACGGTCACCTCAATGCTCATGCCTCAGCTTCAGAAGTTCCCTGGATGAAGGAGATTATGAACATGCTTATTGGTTATTCGCGAGTGACtcgggaagaagaagacctgTGGGATATCGACTGCTCCCTGTATCTTGCTGAGGAGACCTCTGTGACTGCCAACTATACCGCACGAACTGCTGCAGGGGATCTGTTAATCAAGATGGGTGAGTGGTTTAACCAGAAGGCGATTGACGGCCTGTTTGGCCAAACACAGGCCCTATTTGGTGGCGAGATTTCCGACTGGCGCAGTCAAGAGGCGGCGCTCTACCTCTTTGTCATGCTGGTCAGCGACTTCCAAGACATGAACAAGGAAATTCCCGAAGTAGTGGCCCATGCCTATCTTTCCCTAGTTGACTACGCCGTTAACCGACGCGGAGAACCTCTTCTCCGCGCCCGAGGTTATCTCGTTGCTGGTATGCTTTGCCGTTCTTTCCAGACCCCGGTTGAGCTGTTGGACCGCATCATCACCTCCATCACTCAAGAGGAGTCTGAGGTCGTGCAGGTCGCCTGCGTCAAGGCTGTTGAAGGTTTAATAAACGCTGGCCAGGTGTCTGCCGACAGGCAGGTTCCTATCATCAATGCCATCCAAAGCTACATGAACAACAAGGACCCCAGTGATATGGAAGATGCCGACGAACTTCTCGTTACACTCGCTGAAGCCCTCCGCGCTGCTATCACTCTCGACAAACGCATCGCCCTTTCCAACGATGTCAAGTCGGTTGATCTGCTTTTCATGCTAGCCAAGCTAGGCGCAAGCAACTTCCAAGTCACTATGCTGATTTCCGAGGCATTTGAAGATATCGTTGCGGATCTTTCTGACCCTGAATCTTACACAGCTCTCTGTGCAAAGCTTCTGCCTACGCTCACTGGCGCCTTTGATGTCGCCAATCTCACCGAGGACAACCCTCTGGTCACT GTTGCCACCGAGCTATTGGCCGTCTTGGCCGAGAACGGACCAGAGCCTCTCCCCGCCGGTTTCGTCGCGGCTACATTCCCTAAGCTGAACCGTCTTCTTATGGAGTCTACCGAGGGAGAAGTCCTCCGACCTGGATCTGAAGTTGTGAAGTGGATGCTCCAGCATGATCATCAGCAAGTTCTTGCTTGGCAAGATGCCAACGGCCGTTCTGGTCTAGAGGTTTGCTTGCACATCATCGACCGACTCCTGGGTCCTTCTATTGAGGACAACTCAGCCTCCGAAGTTGGCGGTCTGGCTGCCGAGCTCGTCGAGAAGGCTGGCCAGGAGCGCCTTGGTCCTTTCTTAcctcagcttctccaagctGTCGCTAACCGACTTGCTACTGCTCAGGCTGCAGCCTTCATCCAGTCTCTTATTCTTGTCTTCGCCCGACTTACCCTCTCTGGCGCtcaagatgttgttgagttccTCAGCCAGGTTCAGATCAATGGCGAAAGTGGCCTGCAGGTTGTCATGGCCAAGTGGCTGGAGAATTCTGTCAACTTTGCTGGATACGATGAAATTCGACAAAACGTCATTGCTCTATCGAAGCTTTACTCTCTCAATGATCCTCGACTGGCCCAGACACAAGTCAAGGGCGACCTGATCGTCAACAACGACGATGGGCTTATTAAGACACGCTCACGTGCAAAGCAGAGTATGTATCCTTCCATCCGCGACTTCTcaaccaccacctccacctccaccctAGACTCAATCTACGCCCGATACGCTGAAAGCCAGCAAGCTAATAAAACCAACCAACAATCAGACCCAGACCAATACACGATTGTTCCTGCTtccctcaagatcatcaaggtcctCATCGAGGAGCTTCTGTCTGCATCTGGCCAACGGGCTGCTGCGAACGCTGCCTCTGCTGCTGTGGCCTCTGCTAGCTTTGACGACGAGAATGACGAGGAGGGctgggaggatgaagatgacactCTTGATCTCAGTCTAGGCACCACGAAAGCTGACCTGATGTCCTTCATGGAGGGTGGCCAGCGGCAGCGAGACGACGAGACTCAAGCTTATCTGACCGACTTTTTCATCCGTTGCGGCCGCGAGAACATCGCTAATTTCCAGGAGTGGTACAACATGCttacagaagaagaaaagtcgaAGCTCAACGAGGTTGCCGCTAGTTCAGCTGGACAATAG